Proteins encoded together in one Undibacterium sp. CCC3.4 window:
- a CDS encoding HU family DNA-binding protein: MNKTELIDHIAKTADISKAATARALDALIDAVKTTLKKNGTVTLVGFGTFSVGKRAARTGRNPRTGEAIKIKAAKVPKFKPGKALKDAVN, encoded by the coding sequence GTGAATAAAACTGAGTTGATCGATCATATAGCGAAAACAGCGGATATTTCCAAAGCGGCTACAGCGCGCGCCCTGGACGCATTGATCGATGCAGTAAAAACGACTTTAAAGAAGAACGGCACCGTCACCTTGGTCGGTTTCGGCACGTTTTCCGTTGGTAAGCGTGCAGCCAGAACCGGCCGCAATCCACGTACCGGCGAGGCAATAAAAATCAAGGCAGCCAAGGTTCCTAAATTTAAACCTGGCAAAGCGTTGAAAGATGCTGTAAACTAA
- the purT gene encoding formate-dependent phosphoribosylglycinamide formyltransferase — protein MNSTHLIGTPLSPSATKVMLLGSGELGKEVIISLQRLGIEVIAVDRYANAPGHQVAHRAYVIDMTDGAALAALIEQERPDLVVPEIEAIATPMLMELEAAGKVRVIPTARAAWLTMNREGIRRLAAETLGLATSPYRFADSQEELRAASLEIGFPCIVKPVMSSSGKGQSRLDSAADVDSAWDYAAAGGRVNSGRVIVEGFIDFDYEITLLTVRAIGAAGQIETHFCEPIGHVQVNGDYVESWQPQAMHPAALKLAREIAKKITDDLGGLGLFGVELFVKNDMVWFSEVSPRPHDTGMVTMASQAQSEFELHAKAILGLPVDISLLSPAASAVIYGQHDAVGIAFEGVAKALQVPGTDIRLFGKPESFARRRMGVALAKAADTDTARTLAKAAAAKVKPVIPGKAN, from the coding sequence ATGAACTCCACACACCTCATCGGCACACCGCTGTCACCATCCGCCACAAAAGTCATGTTACTCGGCTCGGGTGAGCTCGGCAAAGAAGTTATTATTTCGCTTCAGCGACTGGGCATTGAAGTCATTGCCGTTGATCGCTACGCCAACGCCCCCGGTCATCAAGTGGCGCATCGCGCCTATGTCATCGATATGACTGATGGTGCCGCATTGGCCGCTCTGATCGAACAAGAACGCCCTGATTTAGTGGTGCCGGAAATCGAGGCTATCGCCACACCGATGTTGATGGAATTGGAAGCCGCCGGTAAAGTGCGCGTCATCCCGACCGCGCGCGCGGCTTGGCTGACCATGAACCGCGAAGGCATACGCCGACTCGCAGCAGAAACATTAGGGCTGGCCACCTCGCCATACCGCTTCGCCGATAGTCAGGAAGAATTACGCGCCGCCAGTCTTGAAATTGGTTTTCCATGCATCGTCAAACCGGTCATGTCGTCGTCAGGAAAAGGCCAGTCGCGTCTCGACAGCGCGGCGGATGTTGATTCTGCTTGGGACTATGCCGCCGCCGGCGGTCGCGTCAATTCCGGTCGCGTGATTGTCGAAGGCTTCATCGATTTCGATTATGAAATCACCCTCTTGACGGTACGCGCCATCGGTGCCGCCGGTCAGATAGAGACGCATTTCTGCGAACCGATCGGGCATGTGCAAGTTAACGGCGACTATGTCGAATCCTGGCAGCCGCAAGCCATGCATCCGGCTGCTTTGAAACTGGCACGTGAAATCGCCAAAAAAATTACCGATGACCTCGGCGGCCTGGGTTTGTTCGGTGTTGAGCTGTTCGTTAAAAATGACATGGTGTGGTTCTCCGAAGTCAGCCCGCGCCCACACGATACCGGCATGGTGACGATGGCCAGCCAGGCTCAAAGTGAATTTGAATTGCATGCCAAGGCGATACTCGGCTTGCCGGTCGATATCAGCTTGTTGTCGCCGGCCGCTTCGGCCGTCATTTATGGCCAACATGATGCGGTCGGCATCGCCTTCGAGGGCGTTGCTAAGGCTCTGCAAGTGCCGGGCACCGATATCCGTTTATTCGGCAAGCCGGAATCGTTCGCACGCCGGCGCATGGGCGTAGCACTGGCGAAAGCAGCCGATACCGATACCGCGCGCACCTTGGCCAAAGCAGCCGCTGCCAAGGTGAAACCTGTAATTCCGGGCAAGGCAAACTGA
- the nadB gene encoding L-aspartate oxidase, translated as MKNFDVAIVGSGLAGLSVALHLAKTRKVAIISKRELLDGASSWAQGGIAAVLDSHDSHEQHIADTLIAGGGLCDEGATRYIIEHGRAAIDWLIEQGVPFTRDDEAELGFHLTREGGHSQRRIIHAADATGHAVQVTLEQKVRNHPNISLFEHHYAIDVITSAKLGAPLTTPRCVGLYVQDVRTGKVDTFAAQHTVMATGGAGKVYLYTTNPDTATGDGIAMAWRAGCRVSNMEFMQFHPTCLYHPFAKSFLITEAVRGEGGVLKLPAEAGAAAGTRFMLAHDERAELAPRDVVARAIDFEMKKRGLDYVELDISHQPPEFLKEHFPTIYARCLELGIDITKQGIPVVPAVHFTCGGIVTDTDGRTDLPGLYAVGETACTGLHGANRLASNSLLECLVVGHATALHIESQERASPLALPDWDESRVSDADEEVVIAHNWDELRRFMWNYVGIVRTTKRLERAKHRIRLLKEEIDEYYANFRISNHLLELRNLVEVASLIVNSALSRRESRGLHFSRDYPDTLPKALPTVLTPKRKK; from the coding sequence ATGAAGAATTTCGATGTTGCCATCGTCGGCAGCGGACTGGCCGGCCTGTCGGTCGCCTTGCATCTCGCCAAGACCCGCAAAGTGGCGATCATTTCCAAGCGCGAATTACTCGATGGCGCCAGCAGTTGGGCCCAAGGCGGGATTGCCGCAGTACTCGATTCGCATGACAGTCACGAACAACATATTGCCGACACCCTGATTGCCGGCGGCGGCTTGTGCGATGAAGGTGCGACGCGCTACATCATCGAACATGGTCGCGCTGCCATCGACTGGCTTATTGAGCAAGGCGTACCATTCACGCGCGACGACGAAGCCGAGCTCGGCTTTCATTTGACGCGCGAAGGCGGCCACAGCCAGCGCCGCATCATTCATGCGGCTGATGCCACCGGCCATGCGGTGCAAGTGACGCTCGAGCAGAAGGTGCGCAATCACCCCAATATCAGCCTGTTCGAACACCATTACGCCATCGACGTCATCACCTCAGCCAAACTCGGCGCACCCTTGACTACACCTCGCTGCGTCGGCCTGTATGTGCAAGACGTCCGCACTGGCAAGGTCGATACCTTCGCGGCGCAACACACTGTGATGGCCACCGGCGGTGCCGGTAAAGTGTATCTGTACACGACCAATCCCGATACCGCCACCGGTGATGGGATTGCCATGGCTTGGCGTGCCGGTTGCCGGGTCAGCAATATGGAATTCATGCAATTCCACCCGACCTGCCTGTACCATCCGTTTGCCAAATCTTTTTTAATTACCGAAGCCGTGCGCGGTGAAGGTGGGGTACTCAAACTGCCGGCCGAAGCCGGGGCTGCTGCCGGCACGCGTTTCATGCTGGCGCACGACGAGCGCGCCGAATTAGCCCCGCGCGATGTGGTCGCACGCGCCATCGATTTTGAAATGAAAAAACGCGGCCTTGATTATGTCGAACTCGATATCAGTCATCAACCGCCGGAATTTCTCAAAGAACACTTCCCCACCATTTACGCGCGCTGCCTTGAACTCGGCATCGACATCACCAAACAAGGTATACCGGTGGTGCCAGCGGTGCATTTCACTTGCGGCGGCATTGTTACCGATACCGATGGCCGTACCGATTTACCTGGTCTGTATGCGGTCGGCGAGACTGCTTGCACGGGGCTGCATGGCGCCAATCGCTTGGCCAGCAATTCGCTGCTCGAATGTTTGGTGGTCGGTCACGCCACGGCCCTGCACATCGAGAGCCAGGAGCGTGCGAGTCCATTAGCCCTGCCGGATTGGGATGAAAGTCGGGTATCGGACGCTGACGAAGAAGTCGTGATCGCGCACAATTGGGATGAGCTGCGTCGTTTCATGTGGAATTACGTCGGCATCGTACGCACTACCAAACGACTCGAACGCGCCAAACACAGAATCCGCCTGCTCAAAGAAGAAATCGACGAGTACTATGCTAATTTCCGCATCTCGAATCACTTGCTCGAATTGCGCAACTTGGTGGAAGTGGCTTCGCTGATCGTCAACAGCGCGCTATCGCGCCGGGAAAGCCGCGGCCTGCATTTCAGTCGCGACTACCCCGATACCTTACCGAAGGCCTTGCCAACGGTATTGACACCGAAACGCAAAAAATAA
- the nadC gene encoding carboxylating nicotinate-nucleotide diphosphorylase — MSSNLINRLGPFEADLQAAFERNVRDALSEDIGAGDLTGLLVPAYEQVTAHVVVREAAVLCGAPWFDAVMAACAESVQIDWQYAEGALMQADSVVCKITAPARALLTAERAALNFLQMLSAVASATSHYVGLVAGTKAAILDTRKTMPGLRLAQKYAVLAGGGQNQRLALYDGILIKENHIAAAGGVAAAMAHALALRAGVSIQIEVENLAELALALEAGATSVLLDNFDLAQMREAVAFTAGRAVLEASGGVDQSSVRAIAETGVDRISIGSLTKDVRAIDYSLRII, encoded by the coding sequence ATGAGTAGTAATTTAATCAATCGTCTGGGGCCATTTGAGGCTGATTTGCAAGCGGCATTCGAGCGCAATGTGCGCGATGCCTTGAGTGAAGATATCGGTGCTGGTGATTTGACCGGTTTGTTGGTGCCGGCATACGAACAGGTGACGGCCCATGTGGTGGTGCGCGAAGCGGCGGTGCTGTGCGGTGCGCCATGGTTTGATGCGGTCATGGCGGCCTGCGCAGAATCGGTGCAGATCGATTGGCAGTATGCCGAGGGCGCTCTGATGCAGGCCGATAGCGTGGTGTGCAAGATCACGGCACCAGCCCGCGCTTTGCTCACGGCTGAACGCGCGGCATTGAATTTTTTACAGATGTTGTCGGCCGTAGCGAGCGCCACCAGCCACTATGTGGGCTTGGTGGCCGGTACCAAGGCGGCCATACTCGATACGCGTAAAACTATGCCGGGTTTGCGCTTGGCGCAAAAATACGCGGTGTTGGCAGGTGGCGGACAAAACCAGCGACTGGCATTGTATGACGGTATTTTGATCAAGGAAAACCATATTGCCGCAGCCGGTGGGGTGGCCGCAGCGATGGCGCATGCACTGGCCTTGCGGGCTGGGGTCAGCATTCAAATTGAAGTGGAAAATTTAGCTGAGCTGGCGCTGGCACTGGAAGCTGGGGCGACCTCGGTACTGCTGGATAATTTTGATCTGGCCCAGATGCGCGAGGCGGTTGCCTTTACGGCTGGCCGTGCGGTGCTCGAGGCGTCCGGCGGGGTAGATCAAAGTTCGGTGCGCGCGATTGCAGAAACCGGAGTCGATAGAATTTCCATCGGCAGCCTGACGAAAGACGTGCGGGCGATTGATTATTCTTTGCGGATTATTTGA
- the nadA gene encoding quinolinate synthase NadA, with protein METTKVIEFERPQMEAGSSCTANAWARIPETPDAAEKLLLKQRVRELLVEKQAVLVAHYYVDADLQDLAEETGGCVSDSLEMARFGRDHRAQTLVVAGVRFMGETAKILSPEKTILMPDLDATCSLDLGCPADEFAAFCDAHPDRTVVVYANTSAAVKARADWMVTSSIGLDIVAALHAEGKKILWAPDKHLGSYIQKQTGADMLLWQGSCLVHDEFKATELALLKAEHPHALVLVHPESPAAVVALADVVGSTSQLIAAAQNLAATEFIVATDNGILHKMQMAAPGKRFLVAPTAGNSATCKSCAHCPWMAMNGLRNLVAVLENAANEIHVPAEIALPAKQCIDRMLDFAAARKTVVRPSGDLAQDGQLFSGIGPA; from the coding sequence ATGGAAACCACTAAAGTCATAGAATTTGAACGTCCACAAATGGAAGCTGGCAGCAGTTGCACCGCCAATGCATGGGCGCGCATCCCCGAAACGCCCGATGCGGCGGAAAAATTACTGCTCAAGCAAAGAGTGCGTGAGTTGCTGGTTGAGAAACAGGCGGTCTTGGTGGCGCATTATTACGTCGATGCGGATTTGCAGGACTTGGCCGAGGAAACCGGCGGCTGTGTTTCCGATTCACTGGAAATGGCACGCTTCGGTCGCGACCACCGGGCGCAAACGCTGGTGGTAGCGGGGGTGCGCTTCATGGGTGAAACAGCGAAAATACTGAGCCCGGAAAAAACCATCCTGATGCCCGATCTCGATGCCACCTGTTCGCTCGATCTCGGCTGCCCGGCCGATGAATTCGCCGCCTTTTGTGATGCCCATCCGGATCGCACCGTGGTCGTCTATGCCAATACCAGTGCCGCTGTGAAGGCGCGTGCCGATTGGATGGTCACTTCGAGCATAGGGCTCGATATCGTCGCAGCCTTGCATGCCGAGGGCAAGAAGATACTGTGGGCGCCGGATAAGCATTTGGGCAGCTATATCCAAAAGCAAACCGGTGCCGACATGTTGCTGTGGCAAGGATCTTGTTTGGTGCATGATGAATTCAAGGCTACTGAACTGGCCTTGCTCAAGGCGGAACATCCGCATGCCTTGGTACTGGTGCACCCGGAATCACCGGCAGCGGTGGTGGCGCTGGCCGATGTGGTCGGCTCGACTTCACAGTTGATTGCAGCGGCACAGAATTTAGCAGCGACTGAATTCATCGTTGCTACCGATAATGGCATCTTACATAAAATGCAGATGGCAGCCCCCGGCAAGCGCTTTTTGGTGGCACCTACCGCCGGTAACAGCGCCACCTGTAAGAGTTGCGCTCACTGCCCGTGGATGGCCATGAACGGTTTGCGGAATCTGGTGGCGGTGCTGGAAAATGCTGCCAATGAAATCCACGTGCCGGCCGAAATCGCGCTACCAGCCAAGCAGTGTATTGATCGTATGCTCGATTTTGCTGCGGCCAGAAAAACCGTGGTTCGACCATCGGGAGATTTGGCCCAAGATGGACAATTATTTTCCGGCATTGGTCCGGCGTGA